From Populus trichocarpa isolate Nisqually-1 chromosome 19, P.trichocarpa_v4.1, whole genome shotgun sequence, a single genomic window includes:
- the LOC18108430 gene encoding disease resistance-like protein DSC1, with protein MASSSAVAHKWKYDVFLSFRGKDTRNNFTSHLYDALCRKKIKTFIDDRLERGGEITPALLKTIEESRISVVIFSKNYASSPWCVDELVKILECKETYGQIVLPVFYHVNPSDVDEQTGSFGNAFAELEKNFKGKMDKVPRWRADLTNAASISGWDSQVTSPESKLVTDVVQTIWKRLNRASPSKLRGLVGADSRIEQINKLLSIVPSDVRTIGIWGMGGIGKTTIAGAFYDSFSSQYEGHHFLPNIRQESEKGRLNDLRDELLSKLLEEENLRVGTPHIPTFIRDRLCQKKVLLVLDDVNDVRQFQHLNEVPLIGAGSVVVVTSRDKQVLKNVVDEIYEVGELNSHEALQLFSLNAFKGNHPPKAYMELSITAINYAKGNPLALRVLGSFLFNRERHFWESQLNEIESFPELNICDLLRIGFDALRDNNTKSIFLDIACFFRGHRVDFVKRILDGCGFKTDIGFSVLIDRCLIKISDDKVEMHDLLQEMAHEVVRKESAYELRKQSRLWNPKDAYQVLTNNLGTGKVEGIFLDVSKIRTEKVEGMFLDVSEIREIELSSTAFARMYNLRLLKIYNSAAGDKCTVHLPSGLESLSHELRYLHWDGYPLTSLPCNFRPQNLVELNLSSSKVKQLWRGDQNLGNLKDVNLSNCEHITFLPDLSKARNLERLNLQFCKSLVKFPSSIQHLDKLVDLDLRGCKRLINLPSRINSSCLETLNLSGCANLKKCPETAGKLTYLNLNETAVEELPQSIGELSGLVTLNLKNCKLVLNLPENIYLLKSLLIVDISGCSSISRFPDFSWNIRYLYLNGTAIEELPSSIGGLRELIYLDLVGCNRLKNLPSAVSKLGCLEKLDLSGCSSITEFPKVSRNIRELYLDGTAIREIPSSIECLCELNELHLRNCKQFEILPSSICKLKKLRRLNLSGCLQFRDFPEVLEPMVCLRYLYLEQTRITKLPSPIGNLKGLACLEVGNCKYLEDIHCFVGLQLSKRHRVDLDCLRKLNLDGCSLSEVPDSLGLLSSLEVLDLSGNNLRTIPISINKLFELQYLGLRNCKRLQSLPELPPRLSKLDVDNCQSLNYLVSRSSTVVEGNIFEFIFTNCLRLPVVNQILEYSLLKFQLYTKRLYHQLPDVPEGACSFCLPGDVTPEWFSHQSWGSIATFQLSSHWVNSEFLGFSLCAVIAFRSISHSLQVKCTYHFRNEHGDSHDRYCYLYGWYDEKRMDSAHIFVGFDPCLMAKKDYMFSEYSEVSVEFQLEDINGNILPLDLCQVHECGVRLLYEDEKHRFDLIMPGYYRFYPLDRDGLEAMFQAKRARFQGIRWEDYSVMCRTYEFLVDHQEELDVPAWACSFCLPGDVTPEWFSHQSWGSTVTFLLSSHWANSKFLGFSLCVVIAFRSVSHSLQVKCTYHFRNKHGDSHDLYCYLHGWYDEKRIHSAHIFIGFDPCLVAKEDYMFSEYSEVSIEFQVEDMNGNLLPIDLCQVHECGVRVLYEDEKHRFDLIMSGYFRIYPLDRDGLEAMFQAKRARFQGMRWEDYSVMRRTYEFLADHQEEPDVPTGACSFCLPGDVTPEWFSHQSWGSTVTFQISSHWANSKFLGFSLCAVIAFCFVSHRLQVKCTYRFRNKHGDSHDLYCYLHGWYDEKRIDSAHIFVGFDPCLVSKEDYMFSEYNEVSVEFQPEDMNGNLLPLELCQVHECGVRVLYEGEKHRFDLIIPGYFRFYPLDRNGLEAMFQAKRARFQGMRWEDYSVMCRTYKFLADCQEEPDVLARACSFCLPGDVTPEWFSHQSWGSTVTFQISSDWANSEFLGFSLCAVIAFCSVSHRLQVKCAYHFRNKHGDSHDLYCYLHGWYDERRIDSNHIFVGFDPCLVAKEKNMFSKYSEVSIKFYLVDMNDNLLPLDCCQVVECGVRVLHAHDGLEAMFQAKIARMLDMRREDYFGYCILW; from the exons ATGGCATCTTCATCTGCTGTTGCTCATAAATGGAAGTATGATGTGTTCCTTAGTTTTAGAGGCAAGGATACGCGCAATAATTTTACCAGCCATCTCTATGATGCTTTGTGTCGTAAGAAAATCAAGACCTTCATTGATGATAGGCTTGAAAGAGGAGGAGAAATTACCCCTGCCCTTCTAAAAACGATTGAAGAATCTAGAATTTCTGTAGTAATATTCTCCAAGAACTATGCATCTTCTCCGTGGTGTGTGGATGAACTGGTGAAAATACTTGAATGCAAAGAGACTTATGGGCAGATTGTTTTACCGGTCTTCTATCATGTGAACCCATCTGATGTTGATGAACAGACTGGGAGTTTTGGAAATGCATTTGCCGagcttgaaaaaaatttcaaggggAAGATGGACAAGGTGCCAAGGTGGAGGGCTGACTTGACAAATGCAGCCAGTATATCTGGATGGGATTCACAGGTTACTAG TCCGGAGTCCAAACTAGTAACAGATGTTGTGCAAACTATCTGGAAAAGGTTAAATCGTGCATCCCCAAGCAAATTAAGAGGTCTGGTTGGAGCAGATTCACGCATTGAGCAAATCAACAAATTACTATCTATTGTGCCATCTGATGTCCGCACAATAGGAATTTGGGGCATGGGTGGTATAGGCAAGACAACCATCGCTGGAGCTTTCTACGATAGCTTCTCAAGTCAATATGAAGGCCACCACTTTCTTCCGAACATAAGGCAGGAATCAGAAAAGGGTCGATTAAATGATCTACGAGATGAACTTCTTTCTAAACTACTGGAGGAAGAAAATCTTCGTGTTGGCACACCACATATACCTACTTTCATCAGGGATAGACTCTGCCAAAAGAAAGTTCTCCTTGTTTTGGATGATGTGAATGATGTACGACAATTCCAGCATTTAAATGAAGTGCCTTTGATTGGTGCAGGAAGTGTTGTTGTTGTAACATCAAGAGACAAGCAAGTACTTAAGAATGTAGTTGATGAAATATACGAGGTTGGGGAATTAAACTCCCACGAAGCTCTTCAACTCTTTAGCTTGAATGCTTTTAAGGGAAACCACCCCCCAAAAGCTTATATGGAGTTGTCAATCACGGCAATAAATTATGCCAAAGGGAACCCATTAGCTCTTCGAGTTTTGGGTTCCTTCTTATTCAACAGAGAAAGACATTTTTGGGAATCTCAATTAAATGAGATCGAAAGCTTTCCCGAGCTGAACATTTGTGACTTGCTGAGAATAGGTTTTGATGCACTACGTGATAATAACACGAAGAGTATATTTCTCGACATTGCATGTTTCTTTAGAGGGCATCGAGTTGATTTTGTAAAGCGGATACTAGATGGCTGCGGTTTCAAAACAGATATTGGATTTAGTGTTCTCATTGACAGGTGTCTCATTAAAATTTCAGATGACAAGGTTGAAATGCATGATCTTTTGCAAGAAATGGCCCATGAAGTTGTTCGAAAAGAATCTGCTTACGAGCTACGAAAACAAAGCAGATTATGGAATCCAAAAGATGCATATCAAGTGTTGACCAATAATCTG GGAACTGGAAAAGTTGAAGGGATATTCTTGGATGTTTCAAAAATAAGAACTGAAAAAGTTGAAGGGATGTTCTTGGATGTTTCAGAAATAAGAGAAATAGAGTTGAGTTCTACAGCCTTCGCAAGGATGTATAATCTTAGACtgctaaaaatttataattctgcAGCTGGAGATAAATGCACAGTGCACCTTCCTAGTGGCCTCGAGTCTCTTTCTCATGAGTTGAGGTATCTCCATTGGGATGGATACCCTTTGACATCTTTGCCTTGCAATTTTCGTCCACAGAACCTTGTTGAACTTAACCTATCATCTAGCAAGGTCAAGCAACTGTGGAGAGGAGACCAG AATCTCGGCAATTTAAAAGATGTCAACCTCAGCAATTGTGAGCACATAACTTTCCTGCCAGACCTTTCAAAGGCCAGAAACCTTGAGAGATTGAATCTTCAATTCTGTAAAAGTTTGGTTAAGTTTCCTTCATCTATTCAACATCTAGACAAGCTTGTTGATTTAGATTTGAGAGGCTGCAAAAGACTAATCAATCTTCCCAGTAGAATTAATTCAAGTTGTCTGGAGACTCTGAACCTTTCTGGTTGTGCAAATCTCAAGAAGTGCCCAGAGACTGCAGGGAAATtgacatatttaaatttaaatgagacTGCTGTTGAAGAGCTTCCCCAATCAATTGGGGAACTCAGTGGACTTGTTACGTTGAATTTGAAGAACTGCAAGCTCGTGTTGAATCTTCCAGAAAACATATATTTGTTGAAATCTCTTCTAATCGTCGACATCTCTGGCTGCTCATCTATCAGCAGGTTTCCTGACTTTTCATGGAATATTAGATACTTGTACTTGAATGGAACTGCAATAGAAGAACTGCCATCTTCAATTGGTGGTCTAAGGGAACTCATTTATTTAGATCTAGTTGGCTGCAACAGGCTAAAGAATCTGCCGAGTGCGGTTTCTAAGTTGGGATGCCTTGAAAAACTTGATCTTTCCGGTTGCTCTAGTATCACGGAGTTTCCAAAGGTTTCAAGAAATATAAGGGAGCTGTATTTAGATGGGACAGCAATAAGAGAGATTCCCTCTTCAATTGAATGTTTGTGTGAGCTTAATGAATTGCACCTGCGAAACTGCAAACAATTTGAGATTCTTCCAAGCAGCATCTGTAAGTTGAAAAAGCTGCGAAGGCTTAATCTCTCAGGTTGCCTCCAATTTAGGGATTTTCCGGAAGTTTTGGAGCCGATGGTATGTTTGAGATATCTCTATTTAGAACAGACACGCATAACAAAGTTGCCTTCACCGATTGGAAATCTGAAGGGACTTGCCTGTTTGGAAGTGGGAAACTGCAAATATCTAGAAGACATCCATTGTTTTGTTGGCTTGCAATTATCTAAAAGACATCGCGTGGATCTAGATTGTTTGCGTAAGCTAAATCTAGATGGTTGCAGTCTATCGGAAGTGCCGGACAGTCTTGGTCTTTTATCGTCACTGGAAGTGTTAGATCTAAGTGGAAACAATTTGAGGACTATACCTATAAGCATCAATAAACTCTTTGAGTTGCAATATCTAGGATTAAGGAATTGCAAGAGACTTCAATCATTACCGGAGCTTCCACCACGGCTATCAAAGTTGGATGTAGACAATTGCCAGAGTTTGAATTATCTAGTATCAAGGTCATCAACTGTAGTGGAGGGGAACatttttgaattcattttcaCTAATTGCTTGAGGTTGCCTGTGGTCAATCAAATCTTGGAGTACTCATTATTGAAATTTCAACTTTATACCAAAAGGTTATACCATCAG CTGCCCGATGTTCCAGAAGGGGCATGTAGTTTCTGCCTCCCTGGAGATGTGACTCCGGAGTGGTTTAGCCATCAAAGTTGGGGATCTATAGCAACATTCCAGCTATCTTCACATTGGGTTAATAGTGAGTTCTTGGGTTTCTCTCTTTGCGCTGTCATTGCATTCCGTTCTATTAGCCATAGTTTGCAAGTTAAATGCACCTATCACTTTCGTAATGAGCACGGTGATAGCCATGATCGCTATTGCTATCTCTATGGTTGGTATGATGAGAAGCGCATGGACTCAGCACACATATTTGTGGGATTTGATCCCTGTTTGATGGCCAAAAAAGATTATATGTTTAGTGAATACAGTGAGGTCTCAGTTGAATTCCAACTAGAAGATATAAACGGAAATATCTTACCATTAGATCTTTGTCAAGTACACGAGTGTGGGGTCCGTCTACTGTATGAAGATGAGAAACATCGCTTTGATTTGATCATGCCAGGCTACTATCGTTTTTATCCTCTGGATCGTGATGGATTGGAAGCAATGTTCCAAGCCAAGAGAGCCAGGTTCCAAGGCATAAGATGGGAGGATTACTCTGTCATGTGTAGGACCTATGAATTCTTGGTGGACCATCAG GAGGAGCTCGATGTTCCAGCATGGGCATGTAGTTTCTGCCTCCCTGGAGATGTGACTCCGGAGTGGTTTAGCCATCAAAGTTGGGGATCTACAGTAACATTCCTGTTATCTTCACATTGGGCTAATAGCAAGTTCTTGGGTTTCTCTCTTTGTGTTGTCATTGCATTCCGTTCTGTCAGCCATAGTTTGCAAGTTAAATGCACGTATCACTTCCGCAATAAGCACGGTGATAGCCATGATCTCTATTGCTATCTCCATGGTTGGTATGATGAGAAGCGCATCCACTCAGCACACATATTCATAGGATTTGATCCCTGTTTGGTTGCCAAAGAAGATTATATGTTTAGTGAATACAGTGAGGTCTCAATTGAATTCCAAGTGGAAGATATGAACGGAAATCTTTTACCAATAGATCTTTGTCAAGTACACGAGTGTGGGGTCCGAGTACTGTATGAAGATGAGAAACATCGCTTTGATTTGATCATGTCAGGCTACTTTCGGATTTATCCTCTGGATCGTGATGGATTGGAAGCAATGTTCCAAGCTAAGAGAGCAAGGTTCCAAGGCATGAGATGGGAGGATTATTCTGTCATGCGTAGGACCTATGAATTCTTGGCGGACCATCAG GAGGAGCCCGATGTTCCAACAGGGGCATGTAGTTTCTGCCTCCCTGGAGATGTGACTCCGGAGTGGTTTAGCCATCAAAGTTGGGGATCTACAGTAACATTTCAGATATCTTCACATTGGGCTAATAGCAAGTTCTTGGGTTTCTCTCTTTGTGCTGTCATTGCATTCTGTTTTGTCAGCCATAGGTTGCAAGTTAAATGCACATATCGCTTCCGCAATAAGCACGGTGATAGCCATGATCTCTATTGCTATCTCCATGGTTGGTATGATGAGAAGCGCATCGACTCAGCACACATATTCGTGGGATTTGATCCATGTTTGGTTTCCAAGGAAGATTATATGTTTAGTGAATACAATGAGGTCTCAGTTGAATTCCAACCGGAAGATATGAACGGAAATCTCTTGCCATTAGAGCTTTGTCAAGTACATGAGTGTGGGGTCCGTGTATTGTATGAAGGTGAGAAACATCGCTTTGATTTGATCATACCGGGCTACTTTCGTTTTTATCCTCTGGATCGTAATGGATTGGAAGCAATGTTCCAAGCCAAGAGAGCAAGGTTCCAAGGCATGAGATGGGAGGATTATTCTGTCATGTGTAGGACCTATAAATTCTTGGCGGACTGTCAG GAGGAGCCTGATGTTCTAGCAAGGGCATGTAGTTTCTGCCTCCCTGGAGATGTGACTCCGGAGTGGTTTAGCCATCAAAGTTGGGGATCTACAGTAACATTCCAGATATCTTCAGATTGGGCTAACAGCGAGTTCTTGGGTTTCTCTCTTTGTGCTGTCATTGCATTCTGTTCTGTTAGCCATAGATTGCAAGTTAAATGCGCGTATCACTTCCGCAATAAGCACGGTGATAGCCATGATCTCTATTGCTATCTCCATGGTTGGTATGATGAAAGGCGCATCGACTCGAATCATATATTTGTGGGATTTGATCCCTGTTTGGTTGCCAAAGAAAAGAATATGTTTAGTAAATACAGTGAGGTCTCAATTAAATTCTACCTGGTAGATATGAACGACAATCTCTTACCATTAGATTGTTGTCAAGTGGTTGAGTGTGGGGTCCGTGTACTGCATGCCCACGATGGATTGGAAGCAATGTTCCAAGCCAAGATAGCAAGGATGCTAGACATGAGACGGGAGGATTATTTTGGCTATTGTATATTATGGTAG